The genomic region TGGCTTTTTCAAAAGGTTATTTAAAGGTGTAAGAGTAAGAAGTATACAATTTATAATCACGGTTTCTTTTGCTATGGTCGTACTTTTGGCCATGCTTTTTATAGGATTCGTTCTCTATGATAAATTTTTACAGGTGGCGGAACAGGATGCAGCTCTCAATTTCCGGCAGGTGCTGGAAGAAGTTAATTTAAATCTTGAGTATTATCTTAAAGACATGATATATATATCCAATACCATAAGCAACCAGTTGAGTGTAGGGGAGGATTTTCCTAATAGCAAGGTACTGGACCAGATGAATGTGATATTAAACTCGAAAAATGATATAGCAACGCTGGCTGTTTTTTCAGATAAAGGAGAACTTTTGCTGGCGACACCTTTTTCAAAATTAAAAAGAGGAGCTGATGTCAGAAAAGAAAGCTGGTTTAATCTGGCCTTGAGGAACTTTGGAAATTACTATTTTTCTTCGCCCCATGTTCAAAACCTTTTTGAAGAGCAACATAGCTGGGTGATATCATTGAGCAGGGGTGTTACTTTTGAACAAAAAGGGCAGAGGCTGAATGGGGTTTTGTTGCTGGACATGAACTTTCGCACAATAGATCGCCTGTGTCAGATGGTAAACCTCGGGAAAAGGAGTTATATCTATATAATAGATTCTAATGGCAATATGATATATCGTCCTCCTCAGCAAACGGGACATCTTGACCTGAATAAGAAAAACAACATGGCTTTTGCCAACCGCCCTGATGGCAGTTATCTTGATAACATAAACGGAGAAAAGCGGCTGGTGACAGTTAGGACGGTGGCGTACACCAGGTGGAAAATAGTAGGTATATCGTATATGGAAGAATTGATAGCCACGAAGAAAGAAGTAAGCAGGTTTATTGTGCTGTCGGTGGTTTTAGGGTTCTTTTTTGTGATTTTTGGATCTACTTTAATCTTTAGAAAAATCTTCCGGCCAATGAAGCGCCTGGAAGAGTCTATGAAGATGGTACAGGCTGAAAATTTCGATGTGCATTTTGACATTAAAGGCGAAAATGAGATAGCACAACTGGCAAAGGCTTTTAATTTGATGGTTTCGCGGATTAAACACCTTATGAATCAGATAGTGCTTGAAGAAGAGCAAAAGAGAAAGAGTGAATTAAATGCATTACAGGCGCAAATAAACCCTCATTTTTTGTACAATACGCTGGATTCCATTGTCTGGATGGCTGAAAACGGAAAAGTGCAGGAAATCATCGATATGGTGACGGCGCTGGCCAGGTTTTTTAGGATAAGCATAAGCAGGGGCAAGAATATAATTACCGTAAGAGAAGAGCTAGAACATGCCAGGAGTTATTTGACGATTCAGAAAATAAGGTATAAAGATAAGTTCAAATTTGAAATTGAAGCGCAGGAGGAGGCTCTTGAATGTAAGACGTTAAAGCTGATTTTGCAGCCCATAATTGAAAATTCCATATATCACGGCATTGAAAATATGGTAGATGAGGGCTTTATAAAGGTTACTGCGAGGATTGTGGACGATAAGTTGCTTTACCAAGTCCAGGATAATGGTGTTGGCATAAAACCTGAGGTTCTGGAACACATCCTGGAGTATCAGACCGAAGGCAGGAAGGGTTCTGGTATAGGGATAAAAAATGTCCATGAGAGGATACAGCTGTTTTTTGGGAAGGAATATGGCTTGCATATAGAGAGTGAAGAGGAGGTAGGAACCACTGTGAGCATATGGCTTCCTGTGGTGAAAGATTAAGGCACATAGGAGTATATCTACATGTAAAAGGCTTTTAAAGCCTTTTTTTTGTGCGCAGATTTAAGGGCTTTACGCAGTGAAATTAGCAGTATAAAAACATATAAAAAGTAGAATTTCTATGAAAAATCGTAGGATTTTATATTAATTTATACTTAAACAGATGATAACATTATCATTGACATAGGGAGAATAAAAATATGAAAAATAAAGAGGAGGTCATGGATAAATGTTAAAGAAAAGGATGATGAAAGCTATCTCCTTAATGGCTGCTACAGCATTGATTTCAGGGATATTGGTGGGCTGCAGCGGAGGACAGAACAACCAGGGGAGCGGGGCCAGTTCTGGCAGTACTAAGACATCCAGCGGCAAAGAGATCAAGATAGGAGTTGCACTTTACAAAGCTGATGACACTTTTATTTCTAATGTACGGGATAACATTGAAAAGACAGCTCAGGAAAAAAGCAAAGCTACAGGCGATAGGATCACAATAAACGCCGTAGATGGTCAGGGTCAGCAGGCAACGCAGAATGATCAGATTGATACATTTATCACTCAAGGCTACAATGTATTGGCTGTAAACATGGTGGATCGTACTTCTGCTTCTGTGATTATTCAGAAAGCAAAGCAAGCAGGAATACCGGTAGTTTTCTTTAACAGGGAGCCTTTAAAAGAGGATATGAGCAAGTGGGATAAAGTGTATTACGTAGGAGCCAAGGCAGAAGAATCCGGTAAACTTCAGGGACAGATTCTGGCTGATTATTGGAAAAAGCATCCCGAGGCCGATAAAAACAAAGACGGCAAACTGGAATATGTGATGCTGGAAGGAGAACCAGGACATCAAGACGCTATTTTACGTACCAAATATTCTATACAGGCCCTTGAAGATGCTGGAATAAAAACGGTTAAACTGGCCAGCGATACCGCTAACTGGCAGCGCGCACAGGGACAGGAGAAAATGGCGGCATGGTTATCGGCTTTTGGAGATAAAATTGAGGCCGTACTTGCAAACAATGACGATATGGCATTGGGAGCTATTGAAGCATTGAAGGCTGCAGGATATTTCCAGGGCGGTAAATACATGCCGGTTGTAGGCGTAGATGCCACTGCACCTGCTCTTGATGCTATAAAGGCAGGACAGCTGCTGGGTACTGTTTTAAACGATGCAAAGGGTCAGGCTCAGGCCATTGTGGATGTGGCTTATGCATTGGCAAAAGGAGAAGATCCATCTAAAGCTGTAAAGAATTTGAGCGATGGAAAATACGTATGGGTTCCATATAGACCTGTCACAAAGGACAATTTAAGTGAATTTGCTAAATAAAGATTCAGGGAGTTTTGTTGCTCCCTGAATCTCTGATTAAAAGGCGAAAAACGATGTTATTAAACGAGGTGTAGTGTATGGCACAAGAATATGTTTTAGAGATGCGCAATATTTCTAAGAGTTTTCCAGGAGTAAAAGCTCTGGACAATGTGACGTTGAAAATCAGACCAGGTACAGTTCATGCCCTTATGGGCGAGAATGGAGCCGGTAAGTCTACATTGATGAAATGCCTCTTTGGGATATATGTGCCTGATGCCGGTGAGGTGATTCTAGAAGGCAAGAAGGTTCAATTTCGAAATCCCCGGGAAGCGTTGGACCATGGTATATCTATGATTCATCAAGAACTCAATCCTGTTCCATATAGAAGTGTTATGGAGAATATATGGCTGGGGAGATTTCCGGTCAGGCAAATTATGGGCGTTAAAGTGGTGGATCACAAAAAGATGTACAACGACACTAAGGCTTTGATGGAAGAACTTAAAATAGATATAAAGCCGGATACACTGGTGGCCAAGCTTTCTGTCTCTCAGATACAGATGATAGAAATAGCAAAGGCTATTTCCTGCAAAGCAAAAGTGATCGTTATGGATGAGCCCACATCCTCGTTAACCGAAAATGAAGTAAAGCATTTATTTGAAATCATAAATAACCTGAGAAAACAGGGTATTGCTATTATATATATTTCTCACAAAATGGAGGAAATTTTGGAAATATCAGATGAAGTCACTATCATGAGAGACGGTCAATACGTGGGTACATGGCCTGCAAGTCAGCTTTCTATCGATATGATTATATCGAAGATGGTGGGCCGCGATCTGACTAACCGGTTTCCTATTCGGCAAAATACTCCTGGCGATGTCATAATGAGGGTAGAAGATTTTACAGCTGCCGATCCCAAATCATTTAAGAATGTAACCTTTGAACTCAGGCGAGGGGAAATCCTGGGTATAGGAGGGCTTGTAGGAGCCCAGCGCACTGAGCTGGTAGAGGCCATATTTGGGTTGCGCAGTATATCCAGCGGAAAGATATTTATATCGGGAAAAGAGGTTAAAATTCGAAATCCCATTGATGCAAAGCGCCATGGTATAGCCCTGCTCACTGAAGATAGAAGAAATACAGGTATATTTCCGGTTTTATCGGTAGAGGATAATGCTTTAATTTCCAGCATTGATAATTATATAGATTATAAGTTTGTCTTAAATCAAAGGCGTGCTATTAATGACATAAGGTCTTTTATAGATAGACTTCAGGTAAAAACTCCATCACTGAAAACCGCCATCCAGTTCCTGTCAGGTGGAAATCAGCAGAAGGTGATATTTGCCAGATGGTTGTTGAATAACCCTGACATCCTGATCTTCGATGAGCCTACCAGGGGAATTGATGTGGGTGCAAAATATGAAATATACAAGATTATCGCTGATCTGGCTAAGCAGGGTAAAAGCATAATAATGATCTCTTCGGAAATGCCTGAACTTTTGGGCATGTCGGATAGGATAATGGTAATGTGTGCAGGCCGGGTAAGCGGTATAGTGGATGGTAGAGAGGCTACTCAGGAATTAATAATGAAGTATGCTACGCAATTTGTTGCATAGATGAGGAGGGTTTAATAAAAATGACAGATGCCGTATTAAAAAAAGAAAAAAGCTTTAGTTTGCGTGAATTTATGAACAAAAATGCGATTTATCTTGTGTTGTTGGGTTTAACTTTGGGAATAGGTTTATTGGATAATAATTTTCTTTCGCTGGCAAACCTGAGAAATGTTCTTATAATAGCGTCTGTGCGCGTTATCATCGCTTTAGGCGAAGGCGGCATTTTGATTACACGAGGAGTTGATCTGTCTGCGGGACGTGTGGTGGGGCTTACCGCTTGTGTTGCGGCAAGTCTTCTTCAAAGACCAGACTATGCTTACAAGATGTTTAAAGCATTGCCTCATCTTCCTGTTTTTGTGCCAATTCTTCTGGTTATACTTTTAGGTTTGATTATAGGCATAATTAATGGTTCAATCACCGCTTATCTGAGAATACCGCCTTTTATTGCCACCCTTGGTATGACGGTAATAGTTTACGGTGCTGTTAGCATATACACCAATGCTCAGCCTATAGGTGGTCTGAGGGATGATTTTACAAATCTCGCTTCAGGTTCTATATTTTTTATTCCCAATATAGTACTGATCGCTGCTATAGTAGCGTTATTGGTGTGGTTTATGTTAAATAAAACCCGTCTGGGTAAATATATATACGCCATAGGCGGGAATCCCAATGCCGCTGAGGTATCTGGTGTTGACGTAAAACGCACCTTGATAATGGTTTATGGAATCGCAGGTGCTCTTTACGGTTTGGCTGGAGCGCTACTGGCGGCCAGAACCGGGGGAGCTACAAACAACTATGGTCTTATGTATGAGCTTGATGCCATAGCTGCTGCTACCATAGGAGGGGTATCTACTTCGGGCGGTATTGGAAAAGTCTCTGGCATCATTACAGGTGTTCTCATCTTTGAAGTGCTCAATAATGGCCTGGTTATATTAGGATTGTCCGCATATTGGCAGCAGATCGTAAAGGGAATTGTCATCATTGCGGCAATAGCTTTTGATATCCGTAAATACCTCGCCAAGAAATAGTAAGAGATAGTATGTTTTTAAAATTCTATAAAATAAAAGGTCTTCATCTTTTATCCATGTAAAAGGTGAAGGCCTTTTATTTTTATATGCGGTGGTCTTAGGGTATATACAAAATACATTGACAGCGTTTTAAATAATAGAGTAAAATAAGAGAGAAATTTTAAGAAATACGTTAACAAAATGAAAGCAGAGGGGGATTATGATGTCGATTCAGGGCAGTAAAGAAAATGTTATACCGAGACCTGAATACCCCAGGCCGCAGATGGTGAGGGATTCATGGATTAATTTAAACGGTATCTGGGAGTTTGAGATCGATCATGGAAAAAGCGGCAGAGCTAGAAAAATATACGAGAGAAAATTGGAGAGCAAGATACTGGTACCTTTTTGCCCTGAGAGCAAGCTATCAGGGATAGAGTACAAGGATTTTATGGCAGCGGTATGGTATAAGAGAGAATTTGATATACCTGATGAATGGATGGGTAAAAGGGTACTTATTCATTTTGGAGCTGTAGACTATGAAACGGAAGTATGGATTAATGGCGTCTCTGCAGGAAAACACCGTGGTGGGTATACGTCTTTTTCCTTTGATATAACAGGTCTTATAAAACCAGGCACCAATGTGGTAGTGGTTTGTGCGGAAGACGATGTGCGCTCGGGGCTTCAGCCTAAAGGTAAGCAGAGCAGCGAGTATTACTCTCATGGCTGTGATTATACCAGGACGACGGGTATCTGGCAGACGGTATGGCTTGAGTGTGTGCCTCAGGAGTATATATCCTCGTTTAAGATTATACCCGATCCAGAGAATGAATGCGTATACATAGAAACGTATTTTGAAGGCGATACAGATGGGTATACCATAGAAGGTACAGCTCTTTACGATGGCAAGAAAGTAGGCTATGAAAAGGTATCTATAGGAGGAAAAACGGCCAGATTTTGCATAAAGCTGTCGGAGATACATCTGTGGGAGCCGGGTAGTCCCGAACTCTATGATCTGGAGCTGGTGCTTTGCAAAGATGAGGAGCCGGTTGACTCCGTAAAAAGCTATTTTGGGCTTAGAAGCGTTATTTTAGGCAAAAATGCGATTTTAATAAATGGTAAACCTGTTTTTCAGAGACTGGTTTTAGATCAGGGTTTTTATCCCGATGGTATATATACGGCGCCCAGCGATGAGGATTTAAAGAGAGATATAGAGATATCCATGGAACTTGGTTTCAATGGAGCGAGATTGCATCAGAAGGTCTTTGAACCGAGATTTTTGTATTGGGCTGATAAGCTGGGCTACCTGGTCTGGGGCGAATACGGCAGCTGGGGGCTAAATATAACGACACCCATGGGCTTAGAGAGGTTTTTGCCTGAGTGGCTTGAAGCGGTGGAAAGGGACTTTAACCATCCGTCGATTATCGGTTGGTGTCCGTTTAATGAAACATGGGACCTGAACGGGACCAGGCAGGATGATGAAGTGCTGCGAATCGTGTACAATGTGACAAAAGCCATTGATAAGACCAGGCCTGTTATAGATACCAGTGGCAACTTCCATGTGG from Caldanaerobius fijiensis DSM 17918 harbors:
- the mglC gene encoding galactose/methyl galactoside ABC transporter permease MglC; the protein is MTDAVLKKEKSFSLREFMNKNAIYLVLLGLTLGIGLLDNNFLSLANLRNVLIIASVRVIIALGEGGILITRGVDLSAGRVVGLTACVAASLLQRPDYAYKMFKALPHLPVFVPILLVILLGLIIGIINGSITAYLRIPPFIATLGMTVIVYGAVSIYTNAQPIGGLRDDFTNLASGSIFFIPNIVLIAAIVALLVWFMLNKTRLGKYIYAIGGNPNAAEVSGVDVKRTLIMVYGIAGALYGLAGALLAARTGGATNNYGLMYELDAIAAATIGGVSTSGGIGKVSGIITGVLIFEVLNNGLVILGLSAYWQQIVKGIVIIAAIAFDIRKYLAKK
- a CDS encoding sensor histidine kinase produces the protein MRQTAFFDYFSGFFKRLFKGVRVRSIQFIITVSFAMVVLLAMLFIGFVLYDKFLQVAEQDAALNFRQVLEEVNLNLEYYLKDMIYISNTISNQLSVGEDFPNSKVLDQMNVILNSKNDIATLAVFSDKGELLLATPFSKLKRGADVRKESWFNLALRNFGNYYFSSPHVQNLFEEQHSWVISLSRGVTFEQKGQRLNGVLLLDMNFRTIDRLCQMVNLGKRSYIYIIDSNGNMIYRPPQQTGHLDLNKKNNMAFANRPDGSYLDNINGEKRLVTVRTVAYTRWKIVGISYMEELIATKKEVSRFIVLSVVLGFFFVIFGSTLIFRKIFRPMKRLEESMKMVQAENFDVHFDIKGENEIAQLAKAFNLMVSRIKHLMNQIVLEEEQKRKSELNALQAQINPHFLYNTLDSIVWMAENGKVQEIIDMVTALARFFRISISRGKNIITVREELEHARSYLTIQKIRYKDKFKFEIEAQEEALECKTLKLILQPIIENSIYHGIENMVDEGFIKVTARIVDDKLLYQVQDNGVGIKPEVLEHILEYQTEGRKGSGIGIKNVHERIQLFFGKEYGLHIESEEEVGTTVSIWLPVVKD
- a CDS encoding sugar ABC transporter ATP-binding protein gives rise to the protein MAQEYVLEMRNISKSFPGVKALDNVTLKIRPGTVHALMGENGAGKSTLMKCLFGIYVPDAGEVILEGKKVQFRNPREALDHGISMIHQELNPVPYRSVMENIWLGRFPVRQIMGVKVVDHKKMYNDTKALMEELKIDIKPDTLVAKLSVSQIQMIEIAKAISCKAKVIVMDEPTSSLTENEVKHLFEIINNLRKQGIAIIYISHKMEEILEISDEVTIMRDGQYVGTWPASQLSIDMIISKMVGRDLTNRFPIRQNTPGDVIMRVEDFTAADPKSFKNVTFELRRGEILGIGGLVGAQRTELVEAIFGLRSISSGKIFISGKEVKIRNPIDAKRHGIALLTEDRRNTGIFPVLSVEDNALISSIDNYIDYKFVLNQRRAINDIRSFIDRLQVKTPSLKTAIQFLSGGNQQKVIFARWLLNNPDILIFDEPTRGIDVGAKYEIYKIIADLAKQGKSIIMISSEMPELLGMSDRIMVMCAGRVSGIVDGREATQELIMKYATQFVA
- a CDS encoding galactose ABC transporter substrate-binding protein, producing the protein MLKKRMMKAISLMAATALISGILVGCSGGQNNQGSGASSGSTKTSSGKEIKIGVALYKADDTFISNVRDNIEKTAQEKSKATGDRITINAVDGQGQQATQNDQIDTFITQGYNVLAVNMVDRTSASVIIQKAKQAGIPVVFFNREPLKEDMSKWDKVYYVGAKAEESGKLQGQILADYWKKHPEADKNKDGKLEYVMLEGEPGHQDAILRTKYSIQALEDAGIKTVKLASDTANWQRAQGQEKMAAWLSAFGDKIEAVLANNDDMALGAIEALKAAGYFQGGKYMPVVGVDATAPALDAIKAGQLLGTVLNDAKGQAQAIVDVAYALAKGEDPSKAVKNLSDGKYVWVPYRPVTKDNLSEFAK
- a CDS encoding glycoside hydrolase family 2 protein encodes the protein MSIQGSKENVIPRPEYPRPQMVRDSWINLNGIWEFEIDHGKSGRARKIYERKLESKILVPFCPESKLSGIEYKDFMAAVWYKREFDIPDEWMGKRVLIHFGAVDYETEVWINGVSAGKHRGGYTSFSFDITGLIKPGTNVVVVCAEDDVRSGLQPKGKQSSEYYSHGCDYTRTTGIWQTVWLECVPQEYISSFKIIPDPENECVYIETYFEGDTDGYTIEGTALYDGKKVGYEKVSIGGKTARFCIKLSEIHLWEPGSPELYDLELVLCKDEEPVDSVKSYFGLRSVILGKNAILINGKPVFQRLVLDQGFYPDGIYTAPSDEDLKRDIEISMELGFNGARLHQKVFEPRFLYWADKLGYLVWGEYGSWGLNITTPMGLERFLPEWLEAVERDFNHPSIIGWCPFNETWDLNGTRQDDEVLRIVYNVTKAIDKTRPVIDTSGNFHVATDVFDIHDYEQNPEVFRAKFEPMKNGGEVYVTFPDRQKYQGQPYFVSEYGGIWWSPGNDKGWGYGQRPASEQEFMERYKGLTEALLSNPAICGFCYTQLYDIEQEVNGLYTYDRKPKFDVKAIYAINSQKAAIEE